The Cylindrospermum stagnale PCC 7417 genome segment AATAAATTGGCAGACACCAGGCCAGCAAAGAATCCCATAATTTTTCGCTCACATACCAACTATTTTCTGCATAGTTTTCAATTGCCAGATTGTAGTAGTACGGTGCCATTCCATGCCATTTTTGACCAAGTTCTCCCTTTGTTTGTGACCATTCAGGTAAATCGCGACCATACAAATCAAATTTAGTTCCACTAAATTTTAGGGATTTCAAAAAGTCTAAACGCTGGCGATGGTTAGCTGTACGGTTAATTCCCGAAGTAATCCAGCTACATGGGGCAACCTTTGGTGGTATTGGCATTTCATTTAAATCCCCAAATGATTTGGCATGATACCAAATAGCAGGCATATAATCGGGGTTGGGAGCAAAGTCATCGGGTCCGGAAACATGACCACAATACTTTTGTGCTTCCTGATAATTCCGCTTATTTATTTCAACAATCTCATTTAAGGGCGGTTCGCGGAGAAAATAAATAATCCGCTCTTTCGGCACACCACACAATCGAGATTCTATATTTATTTGTGGTT includes the following:
- a CDS encoding glycosyltransferase family 10 domain-containing protein; translated protein: MTIKTVGMISSYSGLAKSADWLWQQTPHYFGVWNNIQMLKMAEKPDFMLLYQLDFPQPSPQPSWLDIVRKRQQKPQINIESRLCGVPKERIIYFLREPPLNEIVEINKRNYQEAQKYCGHVSGPDDFAPNPDYMPAIWYHAKSFGDLNEMPIPPKVAPCSWITSGINRTANHRQRLDFLKSLKFSGTKFDLYGRDLPEWSQTKGELGQKWHGMAPYYYNLAIENYAENSWYVSEKLWDSLLAWCLPIYYGGTAADKLLPPGSFLRLPSLDEKGIAYIQEVTATPDAWYAAKDAIAEARQIILHKLNLLNWLSNFAAQHA